Proteins encoded by one window of Amaranthus tricolor cultivar Red isolate AtriRed21 chromosome 4, ASM2621246v1, whole genome shotgun sequence:
- the LOC130810730 gene encoding uncharacterized protein LOC130810730, whose translation MQHSELAIELGNVRVDEVEVERSDVAHEVVDELERANVDVDVGKMGPPNTYTGYKECVSANPRCKTNNSAAISTLNPTPIERGDTQQELADFEDNSDDDYSCGDEDEYEDESDLFAENSDEDDLGALNVDEEGIASYPTFNPEVDFKGKINLSLGLKFPSTYVFRKALRYHAIECGYNYYYLHNGRSRISVYCYNRCDCVKSKARIVNCICGKDKKCYFKYWRENPNWELKAFKKRVNRELGCEVKYSKCYMAKRIAKKMIVGDASEEYSRVWDYAEAIRRFNLGSTAIVKCIGIETPPPLFQRMYICLPVCKEGFVAGCRRIIGVDGAHLKGPFPGVLMTDVGKDGNNNIFPVPWAVVETENVESWTWFLNLLVEDLKSVNPSSSCVEAGCEDFTFMSDRQKLKLGSTVGIFELISRSSFLESCTNITFGKQQELTIRHAFSSRSKSGMLFNNYCESFNNVLVEARGKPIISLMEWIRRYVMQRSASKREGLSNFKGVLMPAITKMIERNSKEIYGLRVIPVDVSEFELDDDEECYVVKLTNKTCLCGSWNLLSIPCKHAMACIIIRKLDPSEFVHEAYHVETYAKTYAPKFYGMPGHKMWPTTTLAKPLPPPFRKMPGRPKMRKRKKEADEGKGCKKPLSAVREFKQRRCGNCGDLGHYKKGCKNPAKPQPTKTKSKGGRPKMGTSSTQQSTPNDVPCSSSQQTQSAPAASTSCVVDQLSQI comes from the exons ATGCAGCATTCTGAGTTGGCAATTGAGTTGGGCAATGttagggtagatgaggtggaGGTCGAAAGATCTGATGTGGCACATGAGGTTGTGGATGAGTTGGAAAGAGCAAATGTAGATGTTGATGTTGGGAAAATGGGACCACCTAACACATATACGGGTTATAAAGAGTGTGTAAGTGCTAACCCTAGATGTAAAACAAATAACTCAGCTGCTATTTCTACCCTAAACCCTACACCAATTGAGAGAGGCGACACACAGCAAGAACTTGCTGATTTTGAGGATAACAGTGATGATGATTACAGTTGTGGTGATGAGGATGAGTATGAGGATGAAtctgatttgtttgcagaaaat TCTGATGAAGATGATTTAGGTGCATTGAATGTTGATGAGGAAGGTATAGCcagctatcctacattcaatcCTGAGGTTGATTTTAAGGGTAAGATCAATTTGTCTTTAGGCCTTAAGTTTCCTTCTACATATGTCTTTAGAAAAGCATtaaggtaccatgctattgaatgtggttacaattattattacctgcatAATGGTAGAAGTAGGATAAGtgtgtattgctacaatagatgCGATTGCGTGAAATCGAAAGCTAGAATTGTGAACTGTATTTGTGGGAAGGATaagaagtgttattttaag TATTGGAGGGAAAATCCAAATTGGGAGTTAAAGGCATTTAAGAAACGGGTAAACAGGgagttaggttgtgaagtgaagtaCTCTAAGTGTTACATGGCAAAAAGAATTGCTAAGAAAATGATTGTtggtgatgctagtgaagagtatagcAGGGTGTGGGATTATGCGGAAGCAATAAGGAGGTTTAACCTAGGAAGCACTGCAATTGTGAAATGCATCGGAATAGAAACACCTCCACCCTTGTTtcaaaggatgtatatatgtttgCCAGTATGTAAGGAGGGTTTTGTTGCTGGCTGTAGGCGTATTATAGGTGTTGATGGGGCACATTTGAAGGGACCTTTCCCTGGGGTGTTGATGACTGATGTAGGTAAGGATGGGAACAATAACATCTTCCCTGTTCCATGGGCTGTGGTCGAAACAGAAAACGTGGAAAGTTGGACCTGGTTTCTAAATCTCCTCGTAGAAGACCTAAAGTCAGTTAATCCATCAAGTAGCTGTGTAGAAGCAGGATGTGAAGATTTTACCTTCatgagcgataggcaaaag CTGAAATTAGGTTCTACTGTAGGCATATTTGAGCTAATTTCAAGATCAAGTTTCCTGGAGAGTTGTACCAACATCACTTTTGGAAAGCAGCAAGAGCTTACAATAAG GCATGCTTTTTCTAGTAGGAGTAAGTCTGGGatgttatttaataattattgtgAGTCATTCAATAATGTTTTAGTAGAAGCAAGGGGGAAGCCCATAATTTCTCttatggagtggattaggagATATGTGATGCAAAGAAGTGCTTCAAAAAGAGAAGGGTTGAGTAACTTTAAGGGTGTCTTAATGCCAGCTATcaccaaaatgattgaaagaaATTCAAAGGAAATATATGGTTTGAGGGTAATCCCAGTGGATGTGTCTGAGTTTGAGctggatgatgatgaagaatgttacGTTGTAAAGTTGACCAACAAGACATGCCTTTGTGGAAGTTGGAATCTTCTTAGTATCCCTTGCAAACATGCAATGGCCTGTATTATTATCAGAAAATTAGATCCCAGTGAATTTGTCCATGAGGCGTATCATGTAGAAACGTATGCAAAGACGTATGCGCCAAAGTTTTATGGTATGCCAGGACACAAAATGTGGCCGACAACAACTTTAGCCAAACCTCTACCTCCACCATTTCgaaagatgcctggaaggcctaaaatgaggaaaagaaaaaaagaagctGATGAAGGTAAAGGATGTAAGAAGCCTTTAAGTGCTGTTCGAGAATTCAAGCAacggagatgtggtaattgtggTGACTTAGGTCACTACAAAAAGGGATGCAAGAATCCAGCCAAACCACAACCAACAAAGACGAAGTCAAagggtggaaggcctaaaatgggaACTTCTTCTACACAACAGTCCACACCAAATGATGTTCCTTGCTCCAGTAGTCAACAAACGCAAAGTGCACCAGCAGCATCGACTTCATGTGTAGTGGATCAACTAAGTCAAATATAA